Proteins encoded in a region of the Arvicanthis niloticus isolate mArvNil1 chromosome 16, mArvNil1.pat.X, whole genome shotgun sequence genome:
- the LOC117721623 gene encoding pro-neuregulin-1, membrane-bound isoform isoform X17, producing the protein MVKDLSNPSRYLCKCQPGFTGARCTENVPMKVQTQEKHLGIEFMEAEELYQKRVLTITGICIALLVVGIMCVVAYCKTKKQRQKLHDRLRQSLRSERNNMVNIANGPHHPNPPPENVQLVNQYVSKNVISSEHIVEREVETSFSTSRYTSTAHHSTTVTQTPSHSWSNGHTESIISESHSVIMMSSVENSRHSSPAGGPRGRLHGLGGPRECNSFLRHARETPDSYRDSPHSERYVSAMTTPARMSPVDFHTPSSPKSPPSEMSPPVSSMTVSMPSVAVSPFVEEERPLLLVTPPRLREKKYDHHPQQLNSFHHNPAHQSTSLPPSPLRIVEDEEYETTQEYEPVQEPIKKVTNSRRAKRTKPNGHIANRLEMDRNPSSVSSNSESETEDERVGEDTPFLGIQNPLAASLEAAPAFRLAESRTNPAGRFSTQEELQARLSSVIANQDPIAV; encoded by the exons AGCATCTTGGGATTGAATTTATGG AAGCGGAGGAACTctaccagaagagggtgctgacAATTACAGGCATCTGTATCGCCCTGCTGGTGGTCGGCATCATGTGTGTGGTGGCCTACTGCAAAACCAA GAAACAGCGGCAGAAGCTTCATGATCGGCTTCGGCAGAGCCTTCGGTCAGAACGAAACAACATGGTGAACATAGCGAATGGGCCTCACCACCCAAACCCACCACCAGAGAACGTGCAGCTGGTGAAT CAATATGTATCGAAAAACGTCATCTCCAGTGAGCATATTGTCGAGAGAGAAGTGGAGACCTCCTTTTCTACCAGTCGCTACACTTCTACAGCCCATCACTCCACGACTGTCACCCAGACGCCTAGTCACAG CTGGAGTAATGGGCACACAGAAAGCATCATTTCAGAAAGCCACTCTGTAATCATGATGTCATCAGTAGAGAACAGCAGGCATAGCAGTCCAGCTGGGGGCCCACGAGGACGTCTTCACGGCCTGGGAGGCCCTCGAGAATGTAACAGCTTCCTCAGGCATGCCAGAGAAACCCCTGACTCCTACAGAGACTCTCCTCATAGTGAAAG GTATGTATCAGCCATGACCACCCCGGCTCGTATGTCACCTGTAGATTTCCACACGCCAAGCTCCCCTAAATCGCCCCCTTCGGAAATGTCTCCACCTGTGTCCAGCATGACGGTGTCCATGCCCTCTGTGGCAGTCAGCCCCTTCGTGGAAGAAGAGAGGCCTCTGCTTCTTGTGACACCACCAAGGCTACGGGAGAAGAAGTATGACCATCACCCGCAGCAACTCAACTCCTTTCATCACAACCCTGCACATCAGAGTACCAGCCTCCCCCCTAGTCCATTGAGGATAGTGGAGGATGAGGAGTATGAAACGACCCAGGAGTATGAGCCAGTTCAAGAGCCTATTAAGAAAGTCACCAATAGCCGGCGGGCCAAAAGAACCAAGCCCAATGGCCACATTGCCAATAGGTTGGAAATGGACAGAAACCCAAGTTCTGTGAGCAGTAACTCAGAAAGTGAGACAGAAGATGAAAGAGTAGGTGAAGATAcaccattcctgggcatacaGAACCCCCTGGCAGCCAGCCTTGAGGCGGCCCCTGCCTTCCGTCTGGCTGAGAGCAGGACTAACCCAGCAGGCCGCTTCTCCACACAGGAAGAATTACAGGCCAGGCTGTCTAGTGTAATCGCTAACCAAGACCCTATTGCTGTATAA
- the LOC117721623 gene encoding pro-neuregulin-1, membrane-bound isoform isoform X18: MASFYKHLGIEFMEAEELYQKRVLTITGICIALLVVGIMCVVAYCKTKKQRQKLHDRLRQSLRSERNNMVNIANGPHHPNPPPENVQLVNQYVSKNVISSEHIVEREVETSFSTSRYTSTAHHSTTVTQTPSHSWSNGHTESIISESHSVIMMSSVENSRHSSPAGGPRGRLHGLGGPRECNSFLRHARETPDSYRDSPHSERYVSAMTTPARMSPVDFHTPSSPKSPPSEMSPPVSSMTVSMPSVAVSPFVEEERPLLLVTPPRLREKKYDHHPQQLNSFHHNPAHQSTSLPPSPLRIVEDEEYETTQEYEPVQEPIKKVTNSRRAKRTKPNGHIANRLEMDRNPSSVSSNSESETEDERVGEDTPFLGIQNPLAASLEAAPAFRLAESRTNPAGRFSTQEELQARLSSVIANQDPIAV, translated from the exons AGCATCTTGGGATTGAATTTATGG AAGCGGAGGAACTctaccagaagagggtgctgacAATTACAGGCATCTGTATCGCCCTGCTGGTGGTCGGCATCATGTGTGTGGTGGCCTACTGCAAAACCAA GAAACAGCGGCAGAAGCTTCATGATCGGCTTCGGCAGAGCCTTCGGTCAGAACGAAACAACATGGTGAACATAGCGAATGGGCCTCACCACCCAAACCCACCACCAGAGAACGTGCAGCTGGTGAAT CAATATGTATCGAAAAACGTCATCTCCAGTGAGCATATTGTCGAGAGAGAAGTGGAGACCTCCTTTTCTACCAGTCGCTACACTTCTACAGCCCATCACTCCACGACTGTCACCCAGACGCCTAGTCACAG CTGGAGTAATGGGCACACAGAAAGCATCATTTCAGAAAGCCACTCTGTAATCATGATGTCATCAGTAGAGAACAGCAGGCATAGCAGTCCAGCTGGGGGCCCACGAGGACGTCTTCACGGCCTGGGAGGCCCTCGAGAATGTAACAGCTTCCTCAGGCATGCCAGAGAAACCCCTGACTCCTACAGAGACTCTCCTCATAGTGAAAG GTATGTATCAGCCATGACCACCCCGGCTCGTATGTCACCTGTAGATTTCCACACGCCAAGCTCCCCTAAATCGCCCCCTTCGGAAATGTCTCCACCTGTGTCCAGCATGACGGTGTCCATGCCCTCTGTGGCAGTCAGCCCCTTCGTGGAAGAAGAGAGGCCTCTGCTTCTTGTGACACCACCAAGGCTACGGGAGAAGAAGTATGACCATCACCCGCAGCAACTCAACTCCTTTCATCACAACCCTGCACATCAGAGTACCAGCCTCCCCCCTAGTCCATTGAGGATAGTGGAGGATGAGGAGTATGAAACGACCCAGGAGTATGAGCCAGTTCAAGAGCCTATTAAGAAAGTCACCAATAGCCGGCGGGCCAAAAGAACCAAGCCCAATGGCCACATTGCCAATAGGTTGGAAATGGACAGAAACCCAAGTTCTGTGAGCAGTAACTCAGAAAGTGAGACAGAAGATGAAAGAGTAGGTGAAGATAcaccattcctgggcatacaGAACCCCCTGGCAGCCAGCCTTGAGGCGGCCCCTGCCTTCCGTCTGGCTGAGAGCAGGACTAACCCAGCAGGCCGCTTCTCCACACAGGAAGAATTACAGGCCAGGCTGTCTAGTGTAATCGCTAACCAAGACCCTATTGCTGTATAA
- the LOC117721623 gene encoding pro-neuregulin-1, membrane-bound isoform isoform X20: MCVVAYCKTKKQRQKLHDRLRQSLRSERNNMVNIANGPHHPNPPPENVQLVNQYVSKNVISSEHIVEREVETSFSTSRYTSTAHHSTTVTQTPSHSWSNGHTESIISESHSVIMMSSVENSRHSSPAGGPRGRLHGLGGPRECNSFLRHARETPDSYRDSPHSERYVSAMTTPARMSPVDFHTPSSPKSPPSEMSPPVSSMTVSMPSVAVSPFVEEERPLLLVTPPRLREKKYDHHPQQLNSFHHNPAHQSTSLPPSPLRIVEDEEYETTQEYEPVQEPIKKVTNSRRAKRTKPNGHIANRLEMDRNPSSVSSNSESETEDERVGEDTPFLGIQNPLAASLEAAPAFRLAESRTNPAGRFSTQEELQARLSSVIANQDPIAV; encoded by the exons ATGTGTGTGGTGGCCTACTGCAAAACCAA GAAACAGCGGCAGAAGCTTCATGATCGGCTTCGGCAGAGCCTTCGGTCAGAACGAAACAACATGGTGAACATAGCGAATGGGCCTCACCACCCAAACCCACCACCAGAGAACGTGCAGCTGGTGAAT CAATATGTATCGAAAAACGTCATCTCCAGTGAGCATATTGTCGAGAGAGAAGTGGAGACCTCCTTTTCTACCAGTCGCTACACTTCTACAGCCCATCACTCCACGACTGTCACCCAGACGCCTAGTCACAG CTGGAGTAATGGGCACACAGAAAGCATCATTTCAGAAAGCCACTCTGTAATCATGATGTCATCAGTAGAGAACAGCAGGCATAGCAGTCCAGCTGGGGGCCCACGAGGACGTCTTCACGGCCTGGGAGGCCCTCGAGAATGTAACAGCTTCCTCAGGCATGCCAGAGAAACCCCTGACTCCTACAGAGACTCTCCTCATAGTGAAAG GTATGTATCAGCCATGACCACCCCGGCTCGTATGTCACCTGTAGATTTCCACACGCCAAGCTCCCCTAAATCGCCCCCTTCGGAAATGTCTCCACCTGTGTCCAGCATGACGGTGTCCATGCCCTCTGTGGCAGTCAGCCCCTTCGTGGAAGAAGAGAGGCCTCTGCTTCTTGTGACACCACCAAGGCTACGGGAGAAGAAGTATGACCATCACCCGCAGCAACTCAACTCCTTTCATCACAACCCTGCACATCAGAGTACCAGCCTCCCCCCTAGTCCATTGAGGATAGTGGAGGATGAGGAGTATGAAACGACCCAGGAGTATGAGCCAGTTCAAGAGCCTATTAAGAAAGTCACCAATAGCCGGCGGGCCAAAAGAACCAAGCCCAATGGCCACATTGCCAATAGGTTGGAAATGGACAGAAACCCAAGTTCTGTGAGCAGTAACTCAGAAAGTGAGACAGAAGATGAAAGAGTAGGTGAAGATAcaccattcctgggcatacaGAACCCCCTGGCAGCCAGCCTTGAGGCGGCCCCTGCCTTCCGTCTGGCTGAGAGCAGGACTAACCCAGCAGGCCGCTTCTCCACACAGGAAGAATTACAGGCCAGGCTGTCTAGTGTAATCGCTAACCAAGACCCTATTGCTGTATAA
- the LOC117721623 gene encoding pro-neuregulin-1, membrane-bound isoform isoform X19, which yields MASFYKAEELYQKRVLTITGICIALLVVGIMCVVAYCKTKKQRQKLHDRLRQSLRSERNNMVNIANGPHHPNPPPENVQLVNQYVSKNVISSEHIVEREVETSFSTSRYTSTAHHSTTVTQTPSHSWSNGHTESIISESHSVIMMSSVENSRHSSPAGGPRGRLHGLGGPRECNSFLRHARETPDSYRDSPHSERYVSAMTTPARMSPVDFHTPSSPKSPPSEMSPPVSSMTVSMPSVAVSPFVEEERPLLLVTPPRLREKKYDHHPQQLNSFHHNPAHQSTSLPPSPLRIVEDEEYETTQEYEPVQEPIKKVTNSRRAKRTKPNGHIANRLEMDRNPSSVSSNSESETEDERVGEDTPFLGIQNPLAASLEAAPAFRLAESRTNPAGRFSTQEELQARLSSVIANQDPIAV from the exons AAGCGGAGGAACTctaccagaagagggtgctgacAATTACAGGCATCTGTATCGCCCTGCTGGTGGTCGGCATCATGTGTGTGGTGGCCTACTGCAAAACCAA GAAACAGCGGCAGAAGCTTCATGATCGGCTTCGGCAGAGCCTTCGGTCAGAACGAAACAACATGGTGAACATAGCGAATGGGCCTCACCACCCAAACCCACCACCAGAGAACGTGCAGCTGGTGAAT CAATATGTATCGAAAAACGTCATCTCCAGTGAGCATATTGTCGAGAGAGAAGTGGAGACCTCCTTTTCTACCAGTCGCTACACTTCTACAGCCCATCACTCCACGACTGTCACCCAGACGCCTAGTCACAG CTGGAGTAATGGGCACACAGAAAGCATCATTTCAGAAAGCCACTCTGTAATCATGATGTCATCAGTAGAGAACAGCAGGCATAGCAGTCCAGCTGGGGGCCCACGAGGACGTCTTCACGGCCTGGGAGGCCCTCGAGAATGTAACAGCTTCCTCAGGCATGCCAGAGAAACCCCTGACTCCTACAGAGACTCTCCTCATAGTGAAAG GTATGTATCAGCCATGACCACCCCGGCTCGTATGTCACCTGTAGATTTCCACACGCCAAGCTCCCCTAAATCGCCCCCTTCGGAAATGTCTCCACCTGTGTCCAGCATGACGGTGTCCATGCCCTCTGTGGCAGTCAGCCCCTTCGTGGAAGAAGAGAGGCCTCTGCTTCTTGTGACACCACCAAGGCTACGGGAGAAGAAGTATGACCATCACCCGCAGCAACTCAACTCCTTTCATCACAACCCTGCACATCAGAGTACCAGCCTCCCCCCTAGTCCATTGAGGATAGTGGAGGATGAGGAGTATGAAACGACCCAGGAGTATGAGCCAGTTCAAGAGCCTATTAAGAAAGTCACCAATAGCCGGCGGGCCAAAAGAACCAAGCCCAATGGCCACATTGCCAATAGGTTGGAAATGGACAGAAACCCAAGTTCTGTGAGCAGTAACTCAGAAAGTGAGACAGAAGATGAAAGAGTAGGTGAAGATAcaccattcctgggcatacaGAACCCCCTGGCAGCCAGCCTTGAGGCGGCCCCTGCCTTCCGTCTGGCTGAGAGCAGGACTAACCCAGCAGGCCGCTTCTCCACACAGGAAGAATTACAGGCCAGGCTGTCTAGTGTAATCGCTAACCAAGACCCTATTGCTGTATAA